In Carya illinoinensis cultivar Pawnee chromosome 16, C.illinoinensisPawnee_v1, whole genome shotgun sequence, a single window of DNA contains:
- the LOC122298469 gene encoding glutamate receptor 2.1-like isoform X1, giving the protein MKDKGFQYPRQISKFNVPGVVVVHYSNALTMIMSWNVPPRIAACYLLFFIVLSERIVIKAAKAQNMTVTPVDVGVILDLDGRNGKVGLSCINMALSDFYASHTHYKTRLVLNPRDSRNDVVQAAVAALYLIKNTEVKAIIGPQNSMQANFVIDLGNKSQVPIISFSATSPSITSLRSPYFFRIAQNDSSQVKAISAIIQAFGWREAVPIYMDEYGEGMIPYLIDALQDIDVRAPYRSVISPLATNSEISGELYKLMTMQTRVFIVHMSHNLSSRVFTIAKEIGMMSEGYVWIITNGIANFVGSKERSVLASMQGVLGVKTYVPETKELQRFTVRWKTKFQQDNPTITDVDLNVFGLWAYDAASALAMAVEKVGTTNLGVEKTNASSNLIDLESFEISQDGPKLREAIQDTKFRGLAGEFNLLNGQLQSSTFQIINVNGNGERPVGVWTPEDGLRREFMNSKNTSKYSTSKNNLGPIIWPGDLTSVPKGWEIPTNRKKLRIGVPVKNGFSEFVKVIYDRSTDRTNFTGYSIDIFNAVMESLPYAVSYDFIPFAKPGGGSAGTYDDLVYQVFLQNFDAVVGDITIIANRSNFVDFTLPYTESGVSMVVPLRENRRKNAWVFLKPLSWDLWMTSGCFFVFTGFVVWLLEHRVNEDFRGPCSHQIGTSLGYAFSTMVFAQREILINNCTRFVVIIWVFVVLILTQSYTASLASLLTVQQLQPTITEVKQLIKNGERVGYQRGSFVFGILKEMSFKESQFKQYTSIEECDELLSKGSAKGGIAAAFDEIPYMKLFIGQYCSKYTMAASIYKTDGFGFVFPRGSPLVADVSRAILKVTEGEKMKEIESAWLEKQTNCEVSNAQDSSESLGLSSFWGLFLISGIASLSALIFSVSMFFYKERQHIFKPFGPGDSLLGRIRLILRTFLERDLRSRTFRKKASMSLQDKKDIGSLNGIGAGQDSTST; this is encoded by the exons ATGAAAGACAAAGGTTTCCAGTATCCAAGACAAATATCCAAGTTTAATGTGCCGGGTGTCGTCGTTGTCCATTATTCAAACGCCCTAACCATGATCATGAGCTGGAACGTCCCTCCCAGAATTGCAGCTTGTTATCTATTGTTCTTCATTGTTCTTTCCGAAAGGATTGTGATCAAGGCCGCCAAGGCACAAAACATGACAGTAACCCCAGTTGATGTGGGTGTGATTTTGGACTTGGATGGGCGGAATGGGAAGGTCGGATTGAGTTGCATCAACATGGCTCTTTCCGACTTCTATGCCTCTCATACTCACTACAAAACTAGGCTGGTCCTCAACCCCAGGGACTCCAGAAATGATGTCGTCCAAGCTGCTGTTGCAG CTCTATACCTAATAAAAAATACAGAAGTGAAAGCCATCATAGGGCCACAAAACTCAATGCAGGCAAACTTTGTCATTGATCTTGGGAATAAATCTCAGGTGCCCATCATATCATTCTCAGCAACAAGCCCTTCTATTACTTCACTTCGTAGTCCATACTTTTTTCGAATTGCTCAAAACGACTCATCTCAAGTGAAAGCCATAAGTGCAATTATTCAAGCTTTTGGATGGAGGGAAGCCGTACCTATCTATATGGACGAGTATGGAGAAGGTATGATACCTTACTTGATTGATGCCTTGCAAGATATTGATGTTCGTGCTCCCTATCGAAGTGTCATTTCTCCATTGGCCACTAATAGCGAAATCAGTGGAGAACTTTACAAGTTGATGACAATGCAAACTAGAGTTTTCATTGTGCACATGTCGCATAATCTCAGTTCTCGAGTTTTCACAATTGCAAAAGAGATTGGAATGATGAGTGAAGGTTATGTTTGGATCATTACCAATGGGATAGCCAACTTTGTTGGGTCGAAAGAACGTTCAGTTCTTGCCTCAATGCAAGGGGTATTGGGTGTGAAGACCTATGTTCCAGAGACAAAAGAGCTTCAACGTTTTACAGTTCGATGGAAAACGAAATTCCAACAAGACAACCCAACCATTACAGATGTTGATTTGAATGTTTTTGGCTTGTGGGCTTATGATGCCGCTTCAGCTTTAGCCATGGCAGTTGAGAAGGTTGGGACTACAAATCTCGGGGTTGAAAAGACAAATGCTTCAAGCAACTTAATTGATCTCGAAAGTTTTGAGATCTCCCAAGATGGTCCAAAACTTCGTGAAGCGATACAGGATACTAAGTTTAGAGGCCTTGCTGGGGAGTTCAACCTTCTTAATGGGCAATTACAATCCTCAACTTTTCAGATAATTAATGTGAATGGTAATGGAGAAAGACCGGTTGGAGTTTGGACACCAGAAGATGGACTCAGAAGGGAATTCATGAATTCGAAGAACACAAGCAAATATTCTACTTCCAAGAACAATCTGGGACCTATTATATGGCCTGGTGATCTAACCTCTGTCCCTAAAGGTTGGGAGATTCCAACAAATAGAAAGAAGCTACGAATAGGAGTGCCAGTGAAGAATGGTTTCAGTGAATTTGTTAAGGTCATATATGATCGTAGCACTGACAGAACAAATTTTACTGGGTATTCTATTGACATCTTCAATGCTGTAATGGAATCATTACCATATGCTGTTAGCTACGACTTCATTCCCTTTGCAAAACCTGGAGGTGGAAGCGCCGGTACTTATGATGATTTGGTCTATCAAGTATTTCTTCAG AACTTTGATGCTGTGGTAGGCGATATAACGATCATAGCAAATAGGTCCAACTTTGTGGATTTCACATTGCCATACACAGAATCTGGAGTATCAATGGTGGTGCCACTCAGAGAAAATAGGAGGAAAAATGCATGGGTTTTCTTGAAGCCTTTAAGTTGGGACCTTTGGATGACAAGCGGTTGTTTCTTCGTATTCACTGGCTTTGTGGTGTGGCTTCTTGAACACAGAGTAAATGAAGATTTTCGTGGGCCTTGCTCACATCAGATTGGGACAAGCTTAGGGTATGCTTTCTCAACCATGGTTTTCGCACAAC GGGAGATACTGATAAACAACTGCACTAGGTTTGTAGTGATCATATGGGTATTTGTAGTGCTCATTCTTACTCAAAGTTACACTGCGAGTTTGGCATCTCTCCTAACAGTTCAACAGCTCCAACCAACAATTACTGAGGTCAAGCAGCTTATTAAGAATGGGGAGAGGGTTGGGTACCAAAGAGGTTCTTTTGTGTTTGGAATCTTAAAAGAAATGTCGTTTAAGGAATCTCAGTTTAAGCAGTATACTTCAATAGAAGAATGTGATGAGCTTTTGTCTAAAGGAAGTGCCAAAGGTGGTATAGCTGCTGCTTTTGATGAGATCCCTTACATGAAGCTATTCATAGGACAATATTGCTCCAAGTATACCATGGCTGCATCAATCTATAAAACTGATGGTTTTGGCTTT GTATTCCCAAGAGGTTCACCTCTTGTAGCAGATGTTTCTAGGGCAATCTTGAAGGTGACAGaaggagagaaaatgaaagagattGAAAGTGCATGGTTGGAGAAACAAACCAATTGTGAAGTCTCCAATGCCCAAGATTCTTCTGAAAGTCTTGGCCTCTCTAGCTTCTGGGGCCTATTTCTCATTTCTGGGATTGCTTCTTTATCAGCTCTCATCTTCTCTGTGTCTATGTTCTTTTACAAGGAGAGGCAGCACATCTTCAAACCCTTTGGCCCAGGAGACTCATTATTAGGAAGAATTCGTCTTATATTAAGAACTTTCCTTGAAAGAGACCTTCGCTCGCGTACATTTAGAAAGAAAGCATCAATGTCATTGCAAGACAAAAAAGACATTGGCAGTCTGAACGGTATAGGTGCAGGTCAAGACTCAACAAGCACTTGA
- the LOC122298469 gene encoding glutamate receptor 2.2-like isoform X2, with the protein MKDKGFQYPRQISKFNVPGVVVVHYSNALTMIMSWNVPPRIAACYLLFFIVLSERIVIKAAKAQNMTVTPVDVGVILDLDGRNGKVGLSCINMALSDFYASHTHYKTRLVLNPRDSRNDVVQAAVAALYLIKNTEVKAIIGPQNSMQANFVIDLGNKSQVPIISFSATSPSITSLRSPYFFRIAQNDSSQVKAISAIIQAFGWREAVPIYMDEYGEGMIPYLIDALQDIDVRAPYRSVISPLATNSEISGELYKLMTMQTRVFIVHMSHNLSSRVFTIAKEIGMMSEGYVWIITNGIANFVGSKERSVLASMQGVLGVKTYVPETKELQRFTVRWKTKFQQDNPTITDVDLNVFGLWAYDAASALAMAVEKVGTTNLGVEKTNASSNLIDLESFEISQDGPKLREAIQDTKFRGLAGEFNLLNGQLQSSTFQIINVNGNGERPVGVWTPEDGLRREFMNSKNTSKYSTSKNNLGPIIWPGDLTSVPKGWEIPTNRKKLRIGVPVKNGFSEFVKVIYDRSTDRTNFTGYSIDIFNAVMESLPYAVSYDFIPFAKPGGGSAGTYDDLVYQVFLQNFDAVVGDITIIANRSNFVDFTLPYTESGVSMVVPLRENRRKNAWVFLKPLSWDLWMTSGCFFVFTGFVVWLLEHRVNEDFRGPCSHQIGTSLGYAFSTMVFAQREILINNCTRFVVIIWVFVVLILTQSYTASLASLLTVQQLQPTITEVKQLIKNGERVGYQRGSFVFGILKEMSFKESQFKQYTSIEECDELLSKGSAKGGIAAAFDEIPYMKLFIGQYCSKYTMAASIYKTDGIPKRFTSCSRCF; encoded by the exons ATGAAAGACAAAGGTTTCCAGTATCCAAGACAAATATCCAAGTTTAATGTGCCGGGTGTCGTCGTTGTCCATTATTCAAACGCCCTAACCATGATCATGAGCTGGAACGTCCCTCCCAGAATTGCAGCTTGTTATCTATTGTTCTTCATTGTTCTTTCCGAAAGGATTGTGATCAAGGCCGCCAAGGCACAAAACATGACAGTAACCCCAGTTGATGTGGGTGTGATTTTGGACTTGGATGGGCGGAATGGGAAGGTCGGATTGAGTTGCATCAACATGGCTCTTTCCGACTTCTATGCCTCTCATACTCACTACAAAACTAGGCTGGTCCTCAACCCCAGGGACTCCAGAAATGATGTCGTCCAAGCTGCTGTTGCAG CTCTATACCTAATAAAAAATACAGAAGTGAAAGCCATCATAGGGCCACAAAACTCAATGCAGGCAAACTTTGTCATTGATCTTGGGAATAAATCTCAGGTGCCCATCATATCATTCTCAGCAACAAGCCCTTCTATTACTTCACTTCGTAGTCCATACTTTTTTCGAATTGCTCAAAACGACTCATCTCAAGTGAAAGCCATAAGTGCAATTATTCAAGCTTTTGGATGGAGGGAAGCCGTACCTATCTATATGGACGAGTATGGAGAAGGTATGATACCTTACTTGATTGATGCCTTGCAAGATATTGATGTTCGTGCTCCCTATCGAAGTGTCATTTCTCCATTGGCCACTAATAGCGAAATCAGTGGAGAACTTTACAAGTTGATGACAATGCAAACTAGAGTTTTCATTGTGCACATGTCGCATAATCTCAGTTCTCGAGTTTTCACAATTGCAAAAGAGATTGGAATGATGAGTGAAGGTTATGTTTGGATCATTACCAATGGGATAGCCAACTTTGTTGGGTCGAAAGAACGTTCAGTTCTTGCCTCAATGCAAGGGGTATTGGGTGTGAAGACCTATGTTCCAGAGACAAAAGAGCTTCAACGTTTTACAGTTCGATGGAAAACGAAATTCCAACAAGACAACCCAACCATTACAGATGTTGATTTGAATGTTTTTGGCTTGTGGGCTTATGATGCCGCTTCAGCTTTAGCCATGGCAGTTGAGAAGGTTGGGACTACAAATCTCGGGGTTGAAAAGACAAATGCTTCAAGCAACTTAATTGATCTCGAAAGTTTTGAGATCTCCCAAGATGGTCCAAAACTTCGTGAAGCGATACAGGATACTAAGTTTAGAGGCCTTGCTGGGGAGTTCAACCTTCTTAATGGGCAATTACAATCCTCAACTTTTCAGATAATTAATGTGAATGGTAATGGAGAAAGACCGGTTGGAGTTTGGACACCAGAAGATGGACTCAGAAGGGAATTCATGAATTCGAAGAACACAAGCAAATATTCTACTTCCAAGAACAATCTGGGACCTATTATATGGCCTGGTGATCTAACCTCTGTCCCTAAAGGTTGGGAGATTCCAACAAATAGAAAGAAGCTACGAATAGGAGTGCCAGTGAAGAATGGTTTCAGTGAATTTGTTAAGGTCATATATGATCGTAGCACTGACAGAACAAATTTTACTGGGTATTCTATTGACATCTTCAATGCTGTAATGGAATCATTACCATATGCTGTTAGCTACGACTTCATTCCCTTTGCAAAACCTGGAGGTGGAAGCGCCGGTACTTATGATGATTTGGTCTATCAAGTATTTCTTCAG AACTTTGATGCTGTGGTAGGCGATATAACGATCATAGCAAATAGGTCCAACTTTGTGGATTTCACATTGCCATACACAGAATCTGGAGTATCAATGGTGGTGCCACTCAGAGAAAATAGGAGGAAAAATGCATGGGTTTTCTTGAAGCCTTTAAGTTGGGACCTTTGGATGACAAGCGGTTGTTTCTTCGTATTCACTGGCTTTGTGGTGTGGCTTCTTGAACACAGAGTAAATGAAGATTTTCGTGGGCCTTGCTCACATCAGATTGGGACAAGCTTAGGGTATGCTTTCTCAACCATGGTTTTCGCACAAC GGGAGATACTGATAAACAACTGCACTAGGTTTGTAGTGATCATATGGGTATTTGTAGTGCTCATTCTTACTCAAAGTTACACTGCGAGTTTGGCATCTCTCCTAACAGTTCAACAGCTCCAACCAACAATTACTGAGGTCAAGCAGCTTATTAAGAATGGGGAGAGGGTTGGGTACCAAAGAGGTTCTTTTGTGTTTGGAATCTTAAAAGAAATGTCGTTTAAGGAATCTCAGTTTAAGCAGTATACTTCAATAGAAGAATGTGATGAGCTTTTGTCTAAAGGAAGTGCCAAAGGTGGTATAGCTGCTGCTTTTGATGAGATCCCTTACATGAAGCTATTCATAGGACAATATTGCTCCAAGTATACCATGGCTGCATCAATCTATAAAACTGATG GTATTCCCAAGAGGTTCACCTCTTGTAGCAGATGTTTCTAG
- the LOC122298790 gene encoding uncharacterized protein LOC122298790 has translation MLVVVLRMEFVALRRAIPVDEADFWEKSYLLTLSEIFFVSLAGLIGHGDHISRYFLQDNHCKTNPSFDESLVNKLKVEHGGGETLLPRLEKIWYKFLVDTLLQKRVINSKSACKDASYSLDAKEENMVADVGAKLPLLESFCTENPVITVCKKTLRKNMDAWKTLNLSRNFYLPPLNDEILRKAVFGNEQRSSHATQGTNYAFGFQFSESEYIRSQNDTEMLEVLFPFPTLLPTFQDDLHMSELLPFQNNSTLASRVLTWIQNVELRTTPLPLVIMQECLTIHAKKQVHYVGKHILSKLMTEWRLMDELAVLRAIYLLGSGDLVQHFLTVIFNKLDKGETWDDDFELNTILQKSIRNSADGMLLSAPDALVVSIAKTQGVDGDQPNIITVASTPRKSRVHSFGIDGLDLLKFTYKVMGFLLKVKRAKFALDKARRWMWKSRGTAESNRKRHWLVEQKLLHFVDAFHQYVMDRVLSFKLNVGHFTHLADLVMRINYNYFYMSDGGNLMIAPSSETVGLKLGKAFARRTD, from the exons ATGTTAGTGGTTGTCTTGCGGATGGAGTTTGTTGCATTGCGCAG AGCAATCCCGGTTGATGAGGCTGATTTCTGGGAGAAGAGCTACCTACTAACCTTATCAGAAATTTTCTTTGTGTCATTAGCAGGTCTCATAGGCCATGGTGATCACATTTCTAGATACTTTTTGCAAGATAACCACTGCAAAACCAACCCATCATTTGATGAATCCTTAGTGAACAAATTAAAAGTAGaacatggtggtggtgaaacttTGCTACCACGCTTAGAGAAGATTTGGTATAAGTTCTTGGTTGATACATTGCTACAAAAGAGAGTGATCAATTCAAAGTCTGCATGTAAGGATGCAAGCTATTCTCTTGATGCAAAGGAAGAGAATATGGTTGCAGATGTTGGTGCTAAATTGCCTCTCTTGGAATCGTTCTGCACAGAAAATCCAGTTATTACCGTGTGTAAGAAGACCCTTAGAAAGAATATGGATGCCTGGAAAACACTTAACTTGTCTAGAAATTTCTATTTACCACCTTTAAATGATGAGATTTTACGGAAGGCTGTGTTTGGCAACGAGCAGAGATCTTCTCATGCTACTCAAGGAACAAACTATGCTTTTGGTTTCCAGTTTAGTGAATCTGAATATATTCGTTCACAAAATGACACAGAAATGTTGGAAGTGTTGTTTCCTTTTCCTACTCTTCTTCCTACATTTCAG GATGATCTCCATATGTCAGAGCTGTTACCTTTCCAGAATAATAGTACCCTTGCATCAAGAGTTCTTACATGGATCCAAAATGTTGAACTGAGAACTACTCCACTTCCTCTGGTTATTATGCAGGAATGCCTTACTATCCACGCTAAGAAGCAA GTACATTATGTAGGCAAGCATATATTGTCAAAGTTGATGACTGAGTGGAGGTTAATGGATGAACTTGCAGTGTTGCGTGCGATATACTTGTTAGGTTCAG GTGATCTGGTGCAGCACTTTTTGACTGTGATTTTTAATAAGCTGGACAAGGGAGAAACCTGGGATGACGATTTTGAGTTGAATACAATACTACAG AAATCTATTAGAAACTCTGCCGATGGAATGCTTCTAAGTGCTCCAGATGCATTGGTTGTGTCCATCGCCAAAACTCAAGGTGTTGATGGTGATCAACCTAACATAATTACTGTTGCCTCAACCCCTCGAAAAAGTCGTGTTCATAGTTTTGGGATTGATGGCCTTGACTTACTGAAATTCACATACAAG GTGATGGGCTTCTTGCTGAAAGTCAAGCGCGCAAAATTTGCTCTTGATAAAGCTCGGAGGTGGATGTGGAAG AGTAGAGGTACTGCAGAAAGCAACCGCAAGCGCCACTGGTTAGTGGAGCAGAAACTCCTCCATTTTGTGGATGCTTTTCACCAATATGTAATGGACAGG GTCCTATCTTTCAAGCTCAATGTGGGTCACTTCACTCATCTGGCAGATTTGGTTATGAGGATCAACTACAACTATTTCTACATGTCTGATGGTGGAAACTTGATGATTGCACCTAGTTCTGAAACTGTTGGTTTGAAACTGGGGAAGGCCTTTGCCCGTAGAACAGACTGA
- the LOC122298789 gene encoding uncharacterized protein LOC122298789 — translation MAHPSSIIQATKRLMEDLNQTIQSERKGPTVTTKPTRWEAPPQGKLKLNWDAGLDKINNKVGIGVIIRDWEGTVRASLRMNHNMFLDPLLAKAYAVFQASTFLKTLGWQNVILEGDSLQVFNSLKSSEVTNSYVGILLRDTKSILDSFTNWSIKHVRRACNSLAHALCQDTLSISDSTVSFDTIPFCIQTLI, via the coding sequence ATGGCTCACCCAAGCTCAATTATTCAAGCAACCAAGCGACTCATGGAAGACCTCAATCAGACTATACAATCAGAAAGGAAAGGCCCTACTGTCACTACTAAACCCACACGTTGGGAAGCTCCTCCTCAAGGTAAACTCAAGCTTAACTGGGATGCTGGTTTGGACAAGATAAACAACAAGGTGGGGATTGGAGTCATAATCCGTGACTGGGAAGGTACAGTGAGAGCTTCACTAAGGATGAACCACAACATGTTCCTGGACCCTTTACTTGCTAAAGCCTATGCAGTCTTTCAAGCATCTACATTCCTCAAGACCCTCGGCTGGCAGAATGTGATTCTAGAGGGAGACTCTTTGCAAGTTTTCAATAGCCTCAAGTCATCAGAAGTAACAAACTCTTATGTGGGCATTCTATTAAGGGACACAAAGTCAATCCTAGACTCTTTCACCAACTGGTCAATTAAGCATGTTAGGAGAGCTTGTAACTCCTTAGCTCATGCATTATGTCAAGATACTCTAAGCATCAGTGATAGTACTGTCTCTTTTGATACTATCcctttttgtatccaaactttGATCTAA